The Garra rufa chromosome 18, GarRuf1.0, whole genome shotgun sequence genome window below encodes:
- the avpr2ab gene encoding vasopressin V2 receptor, whose translation MRMASWEENLGQPNRSVLEMEGPPDLSSSLFNLSSSYGGTGAFLWLFPSENVTWTTTRPTIQPVAPPRVRDQALAQAEIGVLGLVLALTTLGNGFVLWVLLRRKKHHAPMHLFMVNLCVADLVVAFFQVLPQLVWDITEHFQGPDALCRSVKYLQIVGMFASSYMIVAMTVDRHYAICCPLQAYRGGAPSRWNTPIIVAWGLALVLSLPQVFIFSRSEVSPGVFECWGHFAEPWGLKAYVTWMTVAVFVLPALIITVCQVRIFREIHDNIYLKSERVVTAEFKRNSVFFHFPQREGGRGRTRERSRQSRHSYHAADSSLSQAHCSPSHHAGEEASSSTLYDGYSHTIPCRSSVYEPSIQTHLQNPTNHLSDPSHSQSLSANSVCALAGHPNTSGASELWPDVLPDAFPLPTDYSHPPPLPGVTKAMSKTVRMTLVIVLVYTICWSPFFIVQLWAAWDPDPPNQGAAFTILMLLASLNSCTNPWIYTAFSNSVSRELLALLRCHTRSPRRGSLPDDSTATHTSTNTKDSIY comes from the exons ATGAGGATGGCCTCTTGGGAAGAGAATCTGGGTCAGCCCAATCGCTCTGTGCTGGAGATGGAGGGGCCACCGGACCTGTCCAGCTCCCTCTTCAATCTCAGCAGCAGCTATGGGGGCACGGGGGCTTTCCTCTGGTTGTTTCCATCAGAGAATGTTACATGGACCACCACAAGGCCCACAATCCAGCCAGTTGCCCCTCCACGGGTACGGGACCAAGCCTTGGCCCAGGCGGAGATCGGGGTGCTGGGGTTGGTGCTTGCCCTCACCACTCTGGGTAATGGATTTGTGCTGTGGGTGCTGCTGCGTAGGAAGAAACATCACGCTCCCATGCACCTCTTCATGGTCAATCTATGTGTGGCTGACCTGGTAGTGGCCTTCTTTCAG GTGCTGCCACAGCTGGTGTGGGACATCACAGAGCACTTCCAGGGGCCTGACGCTCTGTGTCGCTCTGTCAAGTATTTGCAGATTGTTGGGATGTTTGCATCATCCTATATGATCGTTGCTATGACTGTGGATCGGCACTATGCTATCTGCTGCCCCCTGCAAGCATATCGCGGAGGCGCACCCTCTCGCTGGAACACCCCCATTATAGTTGCGTGGGGCCTGGCCCTTGTGCTTAGTTTGCCACAG GTGTTTATCTTCTCGCGGTCAGAGGTGTCCCCTGGGGTGTTTGAATGCTGGGGCCACTTTGCTGAGCCATGGGGTCTTAAAGCATATGTCACCTGGATGACTGTGGCTGTATTCGTATTGCCAGCCTTAATCATCACTGTCTGTCAG GTTCGCATCTTTAGAGAAATCCATGACAATATCTACCTGAAGTCTGAGCGGGTGGTGACGGCAGAATTTAAAAGGAACTCTGTCTTCTTCCACTTTCCTCAGCGGGAGGGAGGCAGAGGAAGGACCAGAGAGAGATCCAGACAGAGCAGACACAGCTACCATGCTGCTGACAGCAGTCTCAGTCAAGCTCACTGCAGCCCCTCACATCATGCAGGAGAGGAAGCTTCTTCCTCAACCTTATATGATGGCTACTCTCATACTATACCCTGTAGGAGCTCTGTCTACGAGCCCTCCATCCAAACTCACCTGCAAAACCCCACCAACCATCTCTCAGACCCCTCCCATTCTCAGTCATTATCAGCCAATAGCGTGTGTGCGCTGGCTGGACACCCAAATACCTCTGGAGCTTCTGAACTGTGGCCAGACGTGCTTCCAGATGCTTTTCCCCTTCCGACCGACTATTCGCACCCACCGCCTCTCCCAGGTGTGACTAAGGCCATGTCTAAGACGGTGAGGATGACTCTTGTCATTGTGCTGGTCTACACCATCTGCTGGTCTCCTTTCTTTATTGTTCAGTTATGGGCAGCCTGGGACCCCGACCCACCAAACCAAG GGGCTGCTTTCACTATCCTGATGCTACTAGCCAGTCTAAACTCCTGCACTAACCCATGGATCTACACAGCCTTCTCTAACAGTGTGTCCCGTGAGCTGCTCGCACTGCTGCGCTGCCATACCAGATCCCCACGCAGAGGTTCGCTGCCGGACGATTCAACCGCAACTCACACATCAACCAACACCAAGGACTCCATATACTGA